Proteins encoded by one window of Lathyrus oleraceus cultivar Zhongwan6 chromosome 1, CAAS_Psat_ZW6_1.0, whole genome shotgun sequence:
- the LOC127098547 gene encoding uncharacterized protein LOC127098547 codes for MDFGRKRTQKYTFKSPKLEDLRRLGSLVVDTEALSKRYGHFLSLLKINMADGLLSTLIQFYDPVYHCFTFPDYQLMPTLEEYSHLIGVPISSQAPFSGLEEDPKDQDIAKATHLKISEIRDHMTTKGKMLGLIAKFLMNKAQYLARMRSVEAFEVIFSLLIYGLFLFPSFDDFVAMDAIKIFLIGNPVPTFLADAYHYVHMRNSYNGGMITCCVPMLYKWFISHLPRSHAFWDLKDGLLWSQKIMSLTHSDIVWYSRDYDGVSIIDSCGGFSNVPLLGTKGGISYNPILARRQLGYPMRDKPKNINLEGFFFKEYED; via the coding sequence ATGGATTTTGGAAGGAAAAGGACTCAAAAGTACACTTTCAAGAGTCCTAAGTTAGAAGACCTAAGGAGATTGGGATCTTTGGTTGTTGACACAGAGGCTTTAAGCAAAAGATATGGACATTTTCTCTCTCTTTTGAAGATCAACATGGCAGATGGACTTCTTTCTACTTTGATTCAGTTTTATGATCCCGTGTATCACTGTTTCACTTTCCCCGACTATCAGCTTATGCCAACACTTGAAGAATACTCTCATTTGATTGGTGTTCCTATTTCTAGTCAAGCTCCATTTTCTGGTTTGGAGGAAGATCCCAAAGATCAAGACATTGCAAAGGCTACTCACTTGAAAATCTCAGAGATTAGGGATCACATGACCACAAAAGGAAAAATGCTTGGTTTGATAGCTAAGTTTCTAATGAACAAAGCTCAGTATCTTGCTAGAATGAGGAGTGTAGAGGCTTTTGAGGTTATTTTTTCTCTACTTATCTATGGATTGTTCCTATTTCCTAGTTTTGATGACTTCGTTGCCATGGATGCCATCAAGATCTTCTTAAtaggaaatccagttcctacttTTCTTGCTGATGCCTATCATTATGTTCATATGAGGAATTCTTACAATGGAGGAATGATTACATGTTGTGTGCCtatgttgtacaagtggtttatttctcacttgcctaGGTCTCATGCTTTTTGGGATCTTAAAGATGGTCTTTTATGGTCACAGAAGATTATGTCGCTCACTCATTCAGATATTGTTTGGTATAGTCGTGACTATGATGGAGTTAGTATCATTGATAGTTGTGGAGGGTTTTCTAATGTACCTCTCCTTGGTACAAAAGGAGGCATCAGTTACAACCCAATCCTAGCTCGGCGTCAACTCGGTTATCCAATGAGAGATAAGCCAAAGAATATTAACTTGGAGGGTTTTTTCTTTAAGGAATATGAAGATTGA